A stretch of Suncus etruscus isolate mSunEtr1 chromosome 9, mSunEtr1.pri.cur, whole genome shotgun sequence DNA encodes these proteins:
- the LOC126018163 gene encoding protoheme IX farnesyltransferase, mitochondrial-like isoform X1, which yields MASSPHTLSSHLLTGWVGGCIWYLERRAIQESPHKFMHLFRSANKQWTTLQQFTLLKRMYATQLNRSLNRQVRPKPEPVSSPFLEKISSSQGKADVYEIRPLSPPSLPLSSKTNEKEVLELESASIIESSVKVGKRTGDEIQWKEMKLHVDNLPGILARLSKIKLTALVVSTTSAGFALASGPFDWPCFLITVVGTGLASCAANSINQFFEVPFDSNMNRTKNRPLVRGQISPLLAVSFATCCAVPGVALLTWGVNPLTGALGAFNIFLYTCCYTPLKRISIVNTWVGAVVGAIPPVMGWTAVTGSLDAGAFLLGGILYSWQFPHFNALSWGLREDYSRGGYCMMSVTHPSLCRRVALRHCLMLIGLSTAAPILDVTTWTFPIIFLPINLYISYLGFRFYMDADRKSSRKLFFCSLWHLPLLLLLMLTCKQSIQEKCDKEETQS from the exons ATGGCCTCATCTCCCCACACTCTCTCGTCACACCTTTTGACAGGTTGGGTAGGAGGATGTATATGGTATCTGGAAAGGAGAGCTATACAGGAATCTCCTCACAAGTTTATGCATCTTTTCAGAAGTGCCAATAAGCAATGGACTACATTACAGCAGTTTACCCTCCTAAAGCGCATGTATGCCACACAACTGAACAGAAGTCTGAACCGGCAAGTAAGACCAAAGCCAGAACCAGTGTCATCTCCTTTCCTTGAGAAAATTTCTTCAAGTCAAGGCAAAGCTGATGTATACGAAATAAGACCTCTTTCACCCCCAAGCCTACCTTTGTCCAGtaagacaaatgaaaaagaagTACTTGAACTAGAATCTGCTTCAATAATTGAAAGCTCAGTTAAAGTTGGAAAACGGACTGGAGATGAAATCCAGTGGAAGGAGATGAAACTACATGTGGATAATTTACCAGGAATTTTGGCTCGACTCTCCAAAATCAAACTCACAGCTCTTGTTGTAAGTACCACATCAGCAGGATTTGCATTGGCTTCAGGACCTTTTGACTGGCCCTGTTTCTTGATCACTGTTGTTGGAACAGGCCTTGCTTCATGTGCTGCCAACTCTATCAATCAGTTTTTCGAGGTGCCGTTTGATTCCAATATGAATAGGACAAAGAACAGAC CTCTGGTTCGTGGCCAGATCAGCCCACTGTTGGCAGTGTCTTTTGCCACCTGCTGTGCTGTTCCAGGAGTTGCCCTTCTTACCTGGGGGGTGAATCCACTCACTGGAGCTCTGGGGGCCTTCAACATCTTCCTGTATACTTGCTGTTATACACCATTGAAGAGAATCAGCATTGTCAACACATGGGTTGGAGCTGTTGTTGGAGCCATCCCACCTGTCATGGGCTGGACAGCTGTAACTGGCAGCCTTGATGCTGGAGCGTTTCTTTTAGGAGGAATCCTCTACTCCTGGCAGTTCCCACATTTTAATGCCCTGAGTTGGGGCCTCCGTGAAGACTACTCCCGAGGTGGTTACTGTATGATGTCCGTCACCCACCCGAGCCTCTGCAGGCGAGTGGCACTGCGCCACTGTCTGATGTTGATTGGACTATCTACTGCAGCCCCCATCCTGGATGTCACCACATGGACGTTTCCGATAATCTTCCTCCCCATCAACCTATATATTTCATACCTCGGTTTTCGATTTTACATGGATGCAGACCGGAAGAGTTCCAGGAAGCTGTTCTTCTGCAGCCTGTGGCACTTACCTTTGCTACTGCTTCTCATGCTTACTTGTAAGCAGTCAATACAAGAGAAATGTGACAAGGAAGAAACTCAAAGTTGA
- the LOC126018163 gene encoding protoheme IX farnesyltransferase, mitochondrial-like isoform X2, which translates to MASSPHTLSSHLLTGWVGGCIWYLERRAIQESPHKFMHLFRSANKQWTTLQQFTLLKRMYATQLNRSLNRQVRPKPEPVSSPFLEKISSSQGKADVYEIRPLSPPSLPLSSKTNEKEVLELESASIIESSVKVGKRTGDEIQWKEMKLHVDNLPGILARLSKIKLTALVVSTTSAGFALASGPFDWPCFLITVVGTGLASCAANSINQFFEVPFDSNMNRTKNRPLVRGQISPLLAVSFATCCAVPGVALLTWGVNPLTGALGAFNIFLYTCCYTPLKRISIVNTWVGAVVGAIPPVMGWTAVTGSLDAGAFLLGGILYSWQFPHFNALSWGLREDYSRGGYCMMSVTHPSLCRRVALRHCLMLIGLSTAAPILDVTTWTFPIIFLPINLYISYLGFRFYMDADRKSSRKLFFCSLWHLPLLLLLMLTCKQSIQEKCDKEETQS; encoded by the exons ATGGCCTCATCTCCCCACACTCTCTCGTCACACCTTTTGACAGGTTGGGTAGGAGGATGTATATGGTATCTGGAAAGGAGAGCTATACAGGAATCTCCTCACAAGTTTATGCATCTTTTCAGAAGTGCCAATAAGCAATGGACTACATTACAGCAGTTTACCCTCCTAAAGCGCATGTATGCCACACAACTGAACAGAAGTCTGAACCGGCAAGTAAGACCAAAGCCAGAACCAGTGTCATCTCCTTTCCTTGAGAAAATTTCTTCAAGTCAAGGCAAAGCTGATGTATACGAAATAAGACCTCTTTCACCCCCAAGCCTACCTTTGTCCAGtaagacaaatgaaaaagaagTACTTGAACTAGAATCTGCTTCAATAATTGAAAGCTCAGTTAAAGTTGGAAAACGGACTGGAGATGAAATCCAGTGGAAGGAGATGAAACTACATGTGGATAATTTACCAGGAATTTTGGCTCGACTCTCCAAAATCAAACTCACAGCTCTTGTTGTAAGTACCACATCAGCAGGATTTGCATTGGCTTCAGGACCTTTTGACTGGCCCTGTTTCTTGATCACTGTTGTTGGAACAGGCCTTGCTTCATGTGCTGCCAACTCTATCAATCAGTTTTTCGAG GTGCCGTTTGATTCCAATATGAATAGGACAAAGAACAGACCTCTGGTTCGTGGCCAGATCAGCCCACTGTTGGCAGTGTCTTTTGCCACCTGCTGTGCTGTTCCAGGAGTTGCCCTTCTTACCTGGGGGGTGAATCCACTCACTGGAGCTCTGGGGGCCTTCAACATCTTCCTGTATACTTGCTGTTATACACCATTGAAGAGAATCAGCATTGTCAACACATGGGTTGGAGCTGTTGTTGGAGCCATCCCACCTGTCATGGGCTGGACAGCTGTAACTGGCAGCCTTGATGCTGGAGCGTTTCTTTTAGGAGGAATCCTCTACTCCTGGCAGTTCCCACATTTTAATGCCCTGAGTTGGGGCCTCCGTGAAGACTACTCCCGAGGTGGTTACTGTATGATGTCCGTCACCCACCCGAGCCTCTGCAGGCGAGTGGCACTGCGCCACTGTCTGATGTTGATTGGACTATCTACTGCAGCCCCCATCCTGGATGTCACCACATGGACGTTTCCGATAATCTTCCTCCCCATCAACCTATATATTTCATACCTCGGTTTTCGATTTTACATGGATGCAGACCGGAAGAGTTCCAGGAAGCTGTTCTTCTGCAGCCTGTGGCACTTACCTTTGCTACTGCTTCTCATGCTTACTTGTAAGCAGTCAATACAAGAGAAATGTGACAAGGAAGAAACTCAAAGTTGA
- the LOC126018517 gene encoding olfactory receptor 2D2-like — MIDANLTQVTDFFLLGLSDDPLTQKLLFVLFLLVYMVTVLGNLLLMSLIWIDSQLHTPMYFFLCNLSLDDLCLSTIIVPQVLAHLLSRKKIISFTRCATQLFISLIFGCTQCVLLTVMSYDRYVAICNPLHYSNIMTWKVCVQLAAGSWASGIFTSVMDTTFTLRLPYPGGNTISHFFCEAPAILDLASADTHTTEMVIFFMGIVILLIPVSLVLISYSYIIVTVVRMKSAAGRLKAFSTCGSHLLVVTLFYGSATLTYMTPKSSKKLKKVMSVFYTMVPCMINPIIYSLRNKDVKGALKKVATKNFH; from the coding sequence ATGATAGATGCAAATCTGACACAGGTGACAGATTTCTTCCTTCTGGGACTCTCTGATGATCCCCTGACCCAGAAACTGCTATTTGTCCTATTTTTGCTTGTCTACATGGTCACTGTGCTTGGAAATCTGCTGCTCATGTCCCTAATTTGGATTGACTCCCAGCTTCACACACCCATGTATTTTTTCCTCTGCAACTTATCTTTGGATGATCTCTGTTTGTCTACCATCATAGTTCCTCAAGTTCTAGCCCATTTGCTATCCAGGAAGAAGATCATTTCATTCACACGTTGTGCAACACAGCTTTTCATCTCCCTTATTTTTGGCTGTACACAGTGTGTCCTTCTGACAGTAATGTCTTATGACCGGTATGTGGCCATCTGCAACCCTTTGCATTATTCTAACATCATGACTTGGAAGGTGTGTGTCCAGCTGGCTGCAGGATCATGGGCCAGTGGTATTTTTACATCTGTGATGGACACCACCTTCACACTAAGGCTACCCTACCCAGGGGGAAATactatttctcatttcttttgtgaAGCCCCTGCAATACTGGATTTGGCATCTGCAGACACTCATACAACCGAGATGGTAATTTTTTTCATGGGGATAGTAATTCTCCTCATACCTGTTTCTCTAGTTCTAATATCTTATAGCTACATTATTGTGACTGTGGTCAGGATGAAGTCAGCTGCAGGGAGACTCAAGGCTTTCTCTACCTGTGGTTCCCACCTCCTTGTGGTCACTCTCTTTTATGGGTCAGCAACACTTACCTATATGACACCAAAGTCTtccaaaaaactaaagaaagtgATGTCCGTGTTCTATACAATGGTTCCCTGCATGATTAATCCCATCATCTACAGCCTGAGGAACAAAGATGTGAAAGGAGCTCTGAAGAAAGTAGCCACAAAGAATTTCCATTGA